The Pyrus communis chromosome 12, drPyrComm1.1, whole genome shotgun sequence genomic sequence GTTTGGTTGcctcttagagagagagagagagacagaattGATGTGATATCctccaaagagagagagatagactTGGGAGAGACAGAATTGATGTGATATCCtccaaagaaagagagagagagagagagagagagagagaattgatgTGATATCCTCCAATGATTCTTCCAAGACGGTTTCTATTCATGGTCAAATATGAGAGACGTTCATCGTgggatcttctttgtgaggtTCCTGGGATTTTCTAATCATatccgtttattgtatatcgtatagtcaattttcgtcaggtacggtttattttcaattttaaataaaaaaatttacaatgatttctaaccgcataatgtacgatgaacgaatgtgatttGAGGATCTCCGAAAtactcacaaagaggatccgataAGGATTCTCACTCGTTAAATATAGCCTTTAACTATGTTTTTGtctctaaaaattaatattttaaagatattattagggttgagttttttttattcctCTTCCTATTCTATTAATTTTGTATGCCCAAACTTCGCCTATCATGGGATTGTATGTTGCTTGCACTGGAGTTAAATTTACTTAATTCTTTTTAGCTCAATTTCTTTTAGCTCTTTGTTTGGAGActaattttgtcaattttaaaactaAATGTGGTCTACAGCCCTTGACTGCAAATGGCCTAAGATCGATCGAAAGATGCTAAAATCAATCGTGCGCGTGTATATATGTATCTATATCTAGGATGCCTTCAAATCAAGATTCTAAAAGACATTAAGCGCTAGTCGGGCGACGGGCTAGGGCCTAGCGTCTAAGCGGACTAGGCAGATTTAATTGAATTTagtatataacatataaataagtggGTACTTAcactctaaaaaataaaaactgtacTTGTATCGAGAATTTACGAAACTTAAAACTTAAGCCATATTTCCATCATTATAGACAAAtgcaacaaaaataagaaaaaccaaaaaccaaaaattgaaaattcaccaATTCAGAAGGTTATTCAGAAAAACcttgtaatttaattaaaaaataaaaataaaaacaatggaACCGCCTAGCCTCCACCTAGACCCCTAGCTCGCCTAGTAACTACCCGATTTTTCTCTACGTTTTAGTCTAAATTGCATCGGTCCTCCACTGCCTAGCGCCTAGATGGCTGCTTAGGtcaatttttaaaacactggTCCAAATATGCACATAAAAGGCAAATTTAAAGTTAGAAATTGTCCGATCTGATAAGTGATGAAGTGTAACTTGATAGTACCATATCAAAAATTCCAgaagttttctttttcctttgaattttgaaaggttttttttaaatcaaaatggtctctaagatttccataactcctcactttggtccctaagatttgaaatcaatagaattggtccctgagtttgtctactatcaatcattttggtcattccatgaaaaatctccactaaataagaatagaatgaccaaaatatccTTAATTTTTACCAAATCatttggcctattgtttattaaactGAGGGCATatgtcattttgatccttatttaacataattttgcacagaatgaccaaaatgattgatagtagACAATCTCAGAAATCACTTCTATTGatcttaaatttcaaaaaccaaaatgatgtgttataTAAATTTCAAGAACTACTTTGGCTAATAAGCCATTTTGAAATACCTAATGGAGGTCTTACCTCCAGAGTCCACTAAACAGTCCgtccaataataataatttattaattaagtataaTTAAATATGATTTGAGCCTAAtaaaatatttctgaaactttgGTGGCCTCTCTGCAAAGGACACGAACAAGGTTTAATatgtaattaaataataaagagaCAATGAAGCACTGCTTTCTCTGTTTCGTATTCTGAAATGCTAGAAATCTCTAATACTATgtttagtaattaattaatttaagcaTCGATCCCAGTACCATTTGAAAGTTTCCTTTTGGTACTTAAAAAAAGcattattaaatattaattcgATAAAACAAATGAGCTAAGAGGTATGATTTAATTGTTAGGATATATTAGTGTTATGTGATCATGACACTTGTCAACAAATTGTGCATTTATTTAGTTAGTTACATGTGTTTGGCTCCTATATAAGTCTAAGTGTAATGATTTCCTGTGTAAGAAattaatacaaacaatacaTTCATCTCACTTTCTATCTTCTTACTTTCTTTCTgctatatatgtatacatattaGCATGGTATCAATCGACGGATATGATCACGCTAATCTGTTCAATCCTTCTATTGCTTCCGCTTCTCCAATCTGATATAGCCTCTACAGTTTCAGCTCGCGATCATGTTCTCTCTCTGTGCGATAGACGATCTTCTTCTCTTACTTTCTAGGGTTTGTTGCAAATTGGGATCTTTGATGCTGTGTTGAAGTTTTACTGCACACCAAGTGTTTGTTCTGTTGTCTAAGTGACAATTTCCTTCGAAGTTTGCAAATATGGTAATTGCATCACAACTTCAGATTCTTCAATCTCCAATTACTGCTCTCATTTCCACAATTTCTACTTCTGTGAATATTAAGCTTAATGATATGAATTATTTGAATTGCCAATTTCAAATGCAATTATTGTTAGAGGGTCATGGAATTATGCAGTTTGTTGATGGCTCCAATCTCTGTCCTTCTCAATTTATTGTTAATTTGAGTGAATCTGGTATAGTCTCTGGTGATTCTTCTTTTCAAATCGAGGATGATGCCTATATTgtttggaaaatgcatgatcgAGCATTGATGCAACTGATTACTGCGACTTTATCACTTGCTGCCATTTCTTGTGCTATTGGTAGTTCTAGTGCCTATGATCTTTGGAATAGATTGAAAGAACAGTTCTCTATTGTTTTAAGAACCAGCATATTTCAGATGAAATCTAATCTGCAAACTATTAAGAAAGGGTTAGATTCTGTGTTTAAGAATTTGCAACGAATTAAGGAAGCTCTAGATTACTTGTCTGCTATTGGGGTTTACTTTGCTAATGAGGACATTGTCATATTGGCACTTAATGGCTTGCCTCTTGAGTACAACACTTTCCGATGTGTTATTCAAGGCAGGGAAAGTGTAATTTCTCTTAAAGATTTTAGGTCTCAGTTACTAGTAGAAGAACTAATTGTGGAGAGCAATGTATCATCTCAGTTTTTGTCTGCCATGGCTGCTAATACCAATACCGTTTCTGAACCTAAGTCTTCCATTTATTCTACTCAATCTAATCCTGGTCATGTGACATATAGTTCATCTGCTGAATCATCTCATGGTCACACTAGTGGTTTTAAGTAGTTCAACAATAATAAGTAGAAGGGTAAAGGAAAGTTCAATCAAGGGTATAGGTATTATGTACCAAGACAACAGTTCTTTAATCAGACTCATGTCCCTACCTCAGGTGTCATTGGTCCATCTCCAACTGTGCCTTTTGCTCAGTCTGTTTTTTGTCAGTTGTGTAATGCTTATGGTCATACTACACTACATTTTGCCATTCCAAAACAGTGGATAAATCTAGTTGCCAGATTTGTGGGAAGACTAACCACACTACTTGGTTCTGCTTTTACAATGATAAGGGTCATTCATATATTGTCCACAACAACCATCCATGGTTCAATATTCCTATGCTTCTTCAGCACCTTAGTTTCCTTCTCAGCCTGCAATGCAAGCTATGCATACTATGATTCCATCTTACTCTTCAACCTTTATACAAGGAATGCAGAATATGGTTCTATCCTCTTCTCAGGCATCTTCATCACAGACTTTTCCACAACTTTGGCTTGCTGATTTTGGGGCCACCAATCACATGACCACTGATCTTAGTTACTTGTCTTTAGCCTCTCCATATCTAATAAATGAGACAGTTCAAATTGCTAATGGAGAAGATTTGAAAGTATCTCATGTTGGCAGCACTGATATTTATGCACCAGTACatcatatcaaattaaattatgttttatATGTGCCCAAGTTGTCTCAGAACCTATTATCAGTACATATAATTTGTCTTGATAACAACTGTTGGTTGATTTTTTAtgcattttgtttttggattcagGACAAAGCCACATGGAAGATCATCTACAAAGGGCTATGCAGTAATGGACTTTACCTCACCCCATCCCTTGCCAAACATCATTCTTCTTATTCACCAAGTAATATCAAGGTTTTTGCATATCTGGGACAACTTATTAGTTCATCTCTTTGGCATTGTAGGTTAGGTCACCCTACCAATACTATTGTTTCTACTATGCTAAGTAAAGCTAATATTAGGTGTTCCAAAGATAATGTACCAATAGTTTGTCATAGTTGCCTAAAAGGGAAATTTACTAAACTGCTTTTTCAATCTACTACTCATTAATCTCAAATACCTTTTGAATTTGTACACAGTGACCTTTAGGGTCCTGCACCATGTAATTCAATTGATGGTTTCAAATTCTATGTAACTATCATTGATGAATGTACTCGATTCTGTTGGGTGTTCCCACTTATAAATAAATCAGACTTTTTTGATACATTTGTCTCTTTATATGCATTTGTTCAAGCTCATTTTTCTGCAACTATTAAGACTTTACAAACAGATGGTGGGGGGAAAGTACATAAATCATAAACTACAAGCTTTTCTTAAGGTTAA encodes the following:
- the LOC137710070 gene encoding uncharacterized protein, which gives rise to MVIASQLQILQSPITALISTISTSVNIKLNDMNYLNCQFQMQLLLEGHGIMQFVDGSNLCPSQFIVNLSESGIVSGDSSFQIEDDAYIVWKMHDRALMQLITATLSLAAISCAIGSSSAYDLWNRLKEQFSIVLRTSIFQMKSNLQTIKKGLDSVFKNLQRIKEALDYLSAIGVYFANEDIVILALNGLPLEYNTFRCVIQGRESVISLKDFRSQLLVEELIVESNVSSQFLSAMAANTNTVSEPKSSIYSTQSNPGHVTYSSSAESSHGHTSGFK